From a single Pieris napi chromosome 7, ilPieNapi1.2, whole genome shotgun sequence genomic region:
- the LOC125051425 gene encoding uncharacterized protein LOC125051425 has product MLFDDFKPIVDIVLNNWTALQLAVEHGMGAPGGKQTAQLMSVYVTRFCVENILDADELTEVLEDLMDEEFETACHDNSPREVATLLLSFLNLLKNGHHEELRNRIEAMPKCQKWLSAPIPDKSAPPQTHGNPDDDTTSSSGEDDESNMKDTSNSNIAAEPMDEGEPGWTVVRTRTKK; this is encoded by the exons atgttgttCGACGACTTTAAACCGATTGTAGATATTGTTTTGAATAACTGGACCGCTTTGCAACTGGCTGTGGAGCACGGAATGGGCGCTCCTGGCGGTAAACAG ACTGCACAACTTATGTCAGTGTATGTGACAAGATTCtgtgttgaaaatattttggatGCTGATGAACTAACTGAAGTGTTAGAAGATTTGATGGATGAAGAATTTGAGACTGCATGTCATGACAACTCACCTAGAG AAGTTGCAACCCTGCTTTTGAGTTtccttaatttattaaaaaatggtCATCATGAAGAACTCAGAAATAGAATTGAAGCAATGCCAAAATGTCAAAAATGGTTGAGTGCACCAATACCAGATAAATCAGCTCCGCCCCag ACCCATGGCAACCCTGATGATGATACAACAAGTAGCAGTGGTGAAGATGATGAGAGTAATATGAAAGATACCTCTAATAGTAATATAGCAGCTGAACCTATGGATGAGGGTGAGCCTGGCTGGACAGTTGTAAGGACACGGacgaaaaaataa
- the LOC125051409 gene encoding alpha-1,2-mannosyltransferase ALG9: MPLTARQRSIHNKNGAKRSASMTKGKRSRKYSEGEYLVTNAPTDLRSISYPGGMVALGLLLTARLISAYWGHIADCDETYNYWEPLHYLVYGSGLQTWEYSPEYSIRSYMPLWMFAVPAKILSFIMTPVSVFYTLRALLASLTACSELMFYKAVCHEFGVHVGRIWLCLSLAAAGCFASSAAMLPSAWSSALVSAALASSWRRRYAAAVTFTAASTLLSWPFTALIGVPIAIDMLYFKNKSYEFFKWSLISLIVILVPTVIVDSWHYGRLVVAPWNIVAYNIFTEHGPDLYGVEPWTYYFVNGFLNFNVIWVLALCCPLLLLACRVIATRSIAPPAFCMPYWLSLMPLALWLGVFMLQPHKEERFLYPVYSMIILAGAISLDCMQKMSFAIGTVLFQWRKERERCHYLSYTGHLAVMCVMLFSSISISRIAALYNNYHGPMVLLRHLPAEPKVVCFGKEWYRSPSSFHLPPGASIRFVASEFDGQLPAPYSHLHNATRIIHPYFNDLNRGNKSTYLPPSKCHYLIDSDIGRPTHFQPFYHTDTKSWNIIASVPILDASKSNKFFRAFYVPGISHKHVVYANLYLLKNVLIN; the protein is encoded by the exons atgcctCTCACAGCAAGGCAACGGAGTATTCATAACAAAAATGGAGCAAAAAGATCGGCTAGTATGACTAAAGGGAAGCGGTCTAGAAAATATAGTGAAGG AGAGTACCTTGTGACAAACGCACCAACAGACTTGCGTAGTATATCCTACCCTGGTGGAATGGTTGCACTAGGTCTATTGCTAACAGCTCGACTCATATCTGCATACTGGGGACATATAGCAGATTGTGATGAAACCTATAACTATTGGGAGCCTTTGCATTATTTAG tctatGGAAGTGGGTTACAAACATGGGAATACAGTCCAGAATATTCAATAAGATCCTACATGCCACTATGGATGTTTGCAGTTCCAGCTAAAATACTGTCATTCATAATGACACCTGTTTCTGTATTTTATACACTGAGAGCATTGCTAGCTTCATTGACTGCCTGTTCTGAACTTATGTTTTATAA AGCAGTATGCCATGAATTTGGAGTGCATGTAGGACGCATTTGGCTTTGTCTGAGCCTGGCTGCGGCGGGTTGCTTTGCATCATCAGCAGCTATGTTGCCTTCTGCTTGGAGCTCAGCTCTTGTGTCAGCAGCTTTGGCCAGTAGTTGGAGAAGACGCTATGCAGCAGCAGTAACGTTTACAGCCGCTTCTACATTGTTAA GTTGGCCATTCACTGCCCTCATCGGAGTACCAATTGCAATAGACATGctttacttcaaaaataaatcctATGAATTCTTCAAGTGGTCTCTAATATCTTTGATAGTGATTCTCGTACCAACTGTCATTGTTGACTCATGGCATTATGGAAGACTAGTTGTGGCTCCATGGAATATTGttgcatataacatttttactgAACACGGACCAGATTTATATGGAGTTGAACCATGGACTTATTACTTTGTGAATggatttcttaattttaatgttatttgg GTCCTAGCTTTATGCTGCCCACTTCTGCTGTTAGCGTGTCGTGTAATTGCTACGCGTTCGATCGCACCGCCGGCCTTTTGTATGCCCTATTGGCTTAGTCTGATGCCATTGGCCTTATGGCTTGGTGTTTTTATGCTGCAACCGCATAAGGAAGAGAG atTCCTGTACCCAGTATACAGTATGATAATTCTAGCCGGCGCAATTTCACTCGACTGTATGCAGAAAATGTCGTTCGCGATAGGGACAGTGCTATTCCAATGGCGCAAGGAGCGAGAGAGATGCCACTATCTCTCTTACACCGGCCATCTTGCAGTTATGTGTGTGATGCTCTTCAGTAGTATCA gTATTTCCCGTATAGCAGCGCTATACAACAATTACCACGGCCCAATGGTGCTGTTGCGCCATCTACCGGCTGAACCGAAAGTGGTGTGTTTTGGCAAGGAATGGTACAGATCGCCTTCCAGTTTCCACCTCCCACCGGGTGCTAGTATACGTTTCGTGGCCAGCGAGTTTGATGGACAGCTTCCCGCGCCTTATAGTCACTTACATAATG CTACCCGCATAATCCACCCATATTTTAACGATCTAAACAGAGGTAACAAGTCGACCTACCTTCCGCCTTCCAAGTGCCACTACCTAATCGACTCGGACATAGGCCGACCAACGCACTTTCAACCGTTTTACCACACAGATACAAAATCGTGGAACATTATTGCTTCTGTGCCTATTTTGGACGCGTCGAAGTCAAATAAATTCTTCAGAGCGTTTTATGTACCGGGCATTTCGCATAAACACGTTGTGTATGCGAATTTGtatttgttgaaaaatgttttaattaattaa
- the LOC125051415 gene encoding tubulin beta chain-like: MREIVHVQVGRCGNQIGSKFWEVISDEHGIDPNGCYSGDSDLQLERINVYYNEGAGGKYVPRAVLVDLEPGTMDSLRSGPYGHIFRPDNIVYGSTGAGNNYAKGYFTEGADLLDSVLDVVRKEAEGCDCLQGFQVVHSIGGGTGSGLGTLILSQLREEYPDRIILTFSVVPSPKVSDTVVEPYNATLALNQLIENSDESFCIDNEALYDICFRTLRLQTPTYGDLNHLVSATMSGVTTCLRFPGQLNADLRKLAVNMVPFPRLHFFMPGFAPLTSRGVQKYRALTVPELTQQMFDAKNMMAACDPRHGRYLTVAAVFRGRMSMKEVDEQMLNIQNKNKDYFVEWIPSNVKTAVCDIPPRGLKMSATFIGNTTAIQELFKRIAEQFTSMFRRKAFVHWYTGEGMDEADFTEADNNLSDLISEYQQYQDATIEDQEFEEEETTVPNDGSDV; encoded by the exons ATGAGAGAAATTGTTCATGTACAAGTTGGTAGATGTGGTAACCAAATTGGTTCGAAG TTTTGGGAGGTGATATCCGATGAGCACGGAATCGATCCAAATGGTTGCTACTCTGGAGATTCTGATCTTCAGTTGGAACGTATCAACGTGTATTACAACGAAGGTGCTGGTGGCAAATATGTGCCGAGAGCCGTTTTAGTTGATTTAGAACCTGGTACCATGGACTCCTTACGATCCGGCCCATACGGCCATATCTTTCGTCCTGATAATATTGTCTATGGCAGCACTGGTGCAGGCAATAACTATGCTAAGGGATACTTCACAGAAGGGGCAGATTTGCTCGATTCCGTCCTTGACGTTGTTAGAAAAGAAGCCGAAGGCTGCGACTGTTTACAAGGATTCCAAGTTGTCCATTCAATTGGAGGAGGCACTGGATCCGGATTAGGAACCTTAATACTGTCCCAATTGAGAGAGGAATACCCTGACAGGATTATTCTAACTTTCTCTGTTGTTCCTAGTCCTAAAGTTTCGGATACTGTTGTAGAGCCATACAATGCTACATTGGCATTGAATCAACTTATCGAAAATTCTGATGAATCCTTCTGTATTGATAATGAAGCTTTAtacgatatttgttttaggaCACTTCGGTTACAGACACCAACTTATGGCGACTTAAATCATTTAGTTTCAGCAACGATGTCCGGTGTTACGACTTGTTTACGATTTCCCGGACAGCTGAACGCTGATTTGCGGAAACTGGCAGTTAATATGGTTCCATTTCCGCGGTTACATTTCTTCATGCCCGGTTTTGCGCCGCTTACGTCTAGAGGAGTCCAAAAATATCGAGCACTCACCGTCCCAGAACTTACGCAGCAGATGTTTGATGCCAAAAATATGATGGCAGCATGTGATCCACGCCACGGGAGATATCTAACCGTAGCTGCGGTATTCAGAGGCAGAATGTCCATGAAAGAAGTTGATGAACAAATGCTGAATATTCAAAACAAGAATAAGGATTACTTTGTTGAATGGATACCTAGTAATGTTAAGACCGCTGTTTGCGATATACCTCCGAGAGGCCTTAAAATGTCTGCAACGTTCATAGGCAATACCACAGCTATTCAGGAATTATTCAAACGAATTGCTGAGCAGTTTACTTCTATGTTTCGAAGGAAAGCTTTTGTACACTGGTATACAGGTGAAGGTATGGATGAAGCCGATTTTACGGAAGCGGATAATAACCTGAGTGATTTGATATCCGAATACCAGCAGTATCAAGATGCCACCATTGAAGACCAAGAGTTTGAGGAAGAGGAAACAACAGTCCCTAATGATGGAAGTGacgtttaa